A window from Kribbella jejuensis encodes these proteins:
- a CDS encoding sugar phosphate isomerase/epimerase family protein, with the protein MTSGEMDLIGVLDWVAASPAGHIEVAAMDGEYYLEHPDVVRDTAKHAEEIGVPIVNYLVSGDLRAADENEIDRLRKQLDVAHAFGARIFRHDVAPWAWREQDPGEFETTFAKVVEGCRAVADHAADLGIVSTIENHGFFMNGSERLARLVYEVDRPNFRVTLDLGNGLCVGEVPGKTAAGLIDVAASIGVKDFHIRRSAGEGWLKTLAGDYLLGTVTGHGDVDVAGLLALAATKPDVPVSLEFEGLETPLPAIERSLANILRLTEGIA; encoded by the coding sequence ATGACGAGCGGCGAGATGGACCTGATCGGGGTCCTGGACTGGGTCGCGGCCTCGCCGGCCGGGCACATCGAGGTCGCCGCGATGGACGGCGAGTACTACCTGGAGCACCCGGACGTCGTCCGCGACACCGCCAAGCACGCCGAGGAGATCGGCGTACCGATCGTGAACTACCTGGTCAGCGGCGACCTGCGGGCCGCGGACGAGAACGAGATCGACCGGTTGCGCAAGCAGCTGGACGTGGCGCACGCCTTCGGGGCGCGGATCTTCCGCCACGACGTGGCGCCGTGGGCCTGGCGCGAGCAGGACCCGGGCGAGTTCGAGACGACGTTCGCGAAGGTCGTCGAGGGCTGCCGCGCGGTCGCCGACCACGCCGCCGACCTGGGCATCGTGTCGACGATCGAGAACCACGGGTTCTTCATGAACGGCAGCGAGCGGCTCGCCCGGCTCGTCTACGAGGTCGACCGCCCGAACTTCCGGGTCACCCTCGACCTCGGCAACGGCCTCTGCGTCGGCGAGGTGCCGGGCAAGACGGCCGCCGGCCTGATCGACGTCGCGGCGTCGATCGGCGTGAAGGACTTCCACATCCGCCGCTCGGCGGGCGAGGGCTGGCTGAAGACGCTGGCCGGCGACTACCTGCTCGGTACGGTCACGGGCCACGGCGACGTGGACGTGGCCGGTCTGCTCGCACTGGCCGCGACCAAGCCCGACGTACCGGTGAGCCTGGAGTTCGAGGGCCTGGAGACGCCGCTGCCCGCGATCGAGCGCTCGCTGGCCAACATCCTCCGACTGACGGAAGGCATTGCCTGA